CGCCAGGCCACGATCTTCTCCGCGGCGCCGGGGCCCACCTTCGGCAGCCGGTCCAGCTCGTCGGCGCTCGCCGTGTTCGGGTCGATCCTCTCCCCCGCCTCCAGCGGCCTCGCCCGGCGCTCGGCGCGCGCCACCTCGCCCCGCACCTCGTCGCGCAGCGCGGCGAGCCCCCGCGCGTCCGCCTCGACGGTGGAGCCGCCGGTCAGCTCCGCCGGCTCGGGCCCGCTGCGGAGCGCCCGCGCGCCGACGCCGGCGGCCAGGAGGAGGGCGGCCACCCCGAGCGCCAGGCGCTCCTGCGGCGTGGTGCTCATCGGCGCTCCTCCGGCATCCCGCGATAGACGACCTCGGCCAGCACTTCGCCCACCGCCCAGAGCGTCTCGCGGTCGAGCAGCGCCACCACGTCGTCCACCGAGTGCTGGAAGCGGTTGGCGGCGCCGTACTGCGGGTCGGTCACCAGCACGGCGGGGATCCCGGCCGCGCCGAGGAGCCGCACCCGCTCGTCCGGCACCGGGGGGACGCTGTCGGCCACGAAGACGGTGTCCAGGTCCAGCTGCCGCGCGATGGTCCAGACCCGGTCGACCAGCCGCGGCGCGGCCCGGAGCGACGCCCCCTCGCGCGGGAACTTCGCGTTCCTCTCGCCCACCAGGTCGAGGACGACGGCGTACCGCGGCTTCGGCCCCTGCAGGCTCGCGAGGTAGCGGCGCGTGCCGAGGTAGAGGTCGTCCGCGCCCGGGCCGAAGTCGTCGCCGTCGGCCAGCAGCAGGTCGACGCCCACCGGCGGGGGCTGCTGCTTGAACAGCTCCGCCAGCGCCACCAGCACGGCGGTGGGCGCGGCGCCGTCGTTGGCGCCGGGGACGGGGCGGCGGCGGTCCAGGCTGTCGCGCGAGCTCTCCGCCCGGCGGCGCGTGTCCCAGTGGGCGACCAGCAGGACGCGGTTCGCCGAGTCGGGGTGCCAGCGGGCGAGCACGTTGGCGAGCTTCACCGCGCCGCCGTCCGCCACCGTGTCGGTGAACGGCTGCAGCACCACGCTGTCGGCGCGCATGCCCATCTGCTCGGCCAGCCAGGCCAGCTCCGCCTCGTGGCCGCGGTGGCCGGCGTAGCGGGGGCCGAACGCCACCTGCTGCACCAGGAACGACCAGGCCAGGTCCGGGGGGAAGTCGGGGCGCTCGGCGCGGCGCTCCCCGCACGCCGCGAGCGCGGCGAGGCAGAGGAGCGCGAGCGCGCGGCGGCCCCCGCTCATGGGCGGCATCACGGGGCTTAACAATGGATTAGGGTGGACCGGGCGGGGGAGCGTGCGCTTGTACGGGGCGTCGGGACCCGGTATACTACGCCCGGCCGCTCCCGCGCGGCAAGTCCCTTTCGACACTTTCGATGAAGATCCTCACCCGCTACCTGCTCCGGGCCCACGTCGGGCCGTTCCTCTTCGCCTTCCTGGCGCTCACCGGCGTGGTGCTCATCAACACCCTGGCCCGCCGCCTGGCCGACCTGGCGGGGAAGGGGCTGCCGCTGCGCGTGGTGCTGGAGTTCTTCATGCTGGCCCTGCCGGCCACGGTGGCGCTCACCTTCCCCATGGCCGTGCTGGTCTCCATCCTCTACACCTTCTCCACCTTCACCGCCGAGAACGAGATCACGGCGATGAAGGCCAGCGGGATCGACCTGAAGCGCCTCCTGCTGCCGCTCCTGGCCGTCGCCGGGGTGCTGACGGGGGTGATGATCTGGTTCAACGACCGGGTGCTCCCCGAGGCCAACCACCGCTGGAGCCAGCTCTTCCTCGACATCGCCCGCAAGACGCCCACGCTGATCCTGCAGGCGCAGACCATCAACCGCATCAGCCCGCAGACCAACTCCGCGCAGACGTACTACCTGCGCGCCGCGCGGGTGGACCCGGGGACCAACCGGCTGTGGGACGTCTCCATCTACGACGTGAGCAACCCCGGCGTGGTGCGCTCGATCTACGCCGATTCGGGCCGGGCGCTCTTCAACGCCGCCCGCACCGACCTGGTGATGCGCCTCTACAGCGGCCACATGCGCGAGGTCAACCTCGACGACCCCAAGACCTTCCGCCGCATGACGTTCCGCGAGCAGGTCTTCGGCATCCCGGGCGTGGGGACCACGCTCCCCACCGGCGACCGGGGCGAGGGGTACCGCGGCGACCGCGAGATGACCATCGGGATGCTGGAGGCCCGCATCGACACGCTGAAGAAGGAGCGCGAGGGCGTCTACCGGCGCATCCAGGGGCTGGCCGACGCCGACCTCCGCTACGCGCTCTCCGGCGGCGCCGACGCGCCCCCCGTCGGCGCCGAGGAGCGCGCCCTGAACCCCGTGCCGATCCAGCCCGGGATGGCGCCGCCGTCGGAGGGGGGCGTGCCCGTCCGCACGCGCCGGACGGCCGACGAGCTGGAGTCGGCGCGGATGCGGGTGGCCGAGCTGGAGCAGCAGATGCGCGAGTACGACGTGGAGGTGCACAAGAAGTACTCCATCGCCGTGGCCTCGCTGGTGTTCGTGATCATCGGCGCCCCGCTGGCGCTGCGCTTCGGGGGCGGGGGGATCGGGATGGTGATCGCCACCAGCATGATCATCTTCGCCCTCTACTACATCGGCCTGATCGGCGGCGAGGCGCTGGCCGGGCGCGGCTACGTGACCCCCCTGGTGGCGATGTGGGTGGTCAACGCGCTGATGACGGTGCTCGGCGTGTTGGGCCTGGCGACGATGGGGCGCGAGACCTCCACCGCGCGCAGCAGCATGTGGGACACCATGCTGCAGGCGTTCAGAGACTTCTTCGCCACCGTCTTCCGGCGGAGGGCGCGCGCATGAGGCTCCTCTCGCGCTACGTGGCCCGGCAGTTCCTCACCACCTTCTTCCTGCTGGTGATGGGGCTGCCGCTGCTGTTCATCATCGGCGACGTCACCGACAACATCGACACCTACATGGAGCGGGGGATCACGGGCGGGCGGCTCCTGCTCGGCTACGTGTACCAGTTCCCGCTCTTCATGGTGTACGCCTTCCCGATCGCGGCGCTGGTGGCCACGGTGTTCACCATCGGGGGGATGACGCGCCACCAGGAGATCACCGCGGCCAAGGCCGGCGGGGTGAGCTTCTACCGCATCTTCCTCCCCGTGGTGCTGCTGGCGGTGCTCCTCTCGGGGGCCGCCTTCGGCCTGGGCGAGCTGGTGCCGATCACGCTCATGCGGCGCGCCCGGCTGATGGGCGAGAGCCAGATGCTGCGGCAGGGCCCGCGCATCAACTTCGTGTACCAGACCGAGAAGGAGGGGGTGCTCACGGCGCGGAGGCTGGACCCGGGGGTCAACGAGATGAGCCAGGTGGTGCTGGAGCGGAACGTGACCGCACGCGCGCCGGGGCTGCACCGCATGGCCGAGCGGGCGAGCTGGACGCCGCGGGGCGGGTGGCTGCTGCAGAGCGGCTACGTGCGCGAGCTGCACGCCGACGGGCGCGAGATCACCACGCGCTTCGACTCGCTGCGCGTGCCCGGGCTGGTGGAGACCCCCGAGGACCTGCTGGCCGAGCCCAAGGACCCCGAGGCCATGGGCTACCAGGAGATGTCGCGCTTCATCGGCGCCATCGAGCGGAGCGGCGGCGACGCCAACCCGCTCAGGGTGGAGCGCGCGCAGAAGCTGGCCATCCCCATGGCGGTGATGGTGATCGTGCTGTTCGGGGCGCCGCTGGCCACCAGCAACCAGCGCGGCGGGGCGGCGTTCGGGGTGGGGGTGAGCCTGGGGGTGACCATCGTCTACATGCTCCTCTTCCGCGTGGGGAAGGCCGTGGGCAGCAGCGGCGCCATCGACCCGCTGCTGGCCGCCTGGTTCCCCAACGCCCTCTTCCTCGTCGCCGGCCTCATCCTGATGTCGCGCGTGCGGACGTAGGCGCGCAATCCACGGAGTCGACTCCGATGAGTGTACAGACGGTGAAGGAGAAGGTCCTCCAGGCGGTCGGCGAGCTGCCCGACAACGCGACCTTCGAGCAGGCGATGGAGCGGATCTACTTCCTGTACAAGGTCGAGTGCGGGCTGGCGGAGGCCGACGCCGGGCACGTCGTTCCGCACGAGGAGATCAAGCGGGAATTCCAGCAGTGGCGCGGATAGTCTGGACGTGGCAGGCTCGCGCCGACCTGCGCGCGATTCGTGAGTACATCGCCAAAGACTCACCGCTGTACGCCGATGTCTTCGTCGACCGGCTGATCGGGTCCGCGGAACGACTCCAGGAATTCCGCGCTCCGGGCGGATCGTTCCGGAGTACGCCGATCCGGACATCCGCGAGGTGATCGTCGGAAGCTACCGGATCGTGTATCGGGTTGAGAGGTGGCGCCGTCGAGATCGCTGCCGTCTTCCACTCCGCCAGGCCGCTTGCGCTCGGCGACTGGTCGGAAGAAGCGCCCGGCGCTGAATGAGCGAGATTCGTCAGACGCAGAATCGCACATCATGGCGGCCGATTGGAAGGGTTCGATCGGCCGCCATCGTTTCGACGCGCATCTCCGGTCGAGCCGGAAGAAAACTCTTGCGCCCGCGCTCCTCGCGCCGTAGAGTGTCGCCACCCGCCGTCCACTTCGTTCGCTTTCCGCCCGCCCGATGCCCAACTCGTCGAACTACACGCAGTGGATTCGCCTTCTCGACTGGAACGGCCTGAGCGGCCTTTGGTCGGGCATCAGGACCGGGAGAACGCCGGGCTGGGAGCCGGGGAAAGCGTTCGAGTACCTGATCCTGCGCGCGTTCGAGCTCGACGGTGCCGAGGTGCGCTGGCCGTACGTGGTGTCGCTGGCCGGCCGGGTGGTGGAACAGATCGACGGCGCGGTGTACGCGGCGAATCTCTCCTGCCTGGTGGAGACCAAGGACACCGCGGGTCCGGTGGACTTTGAGGCGGTCGCGAAACTGAGGCAGCAGCTGCTACGCCGGCCCACGGGCGTGTTCGGGCTGCTTTTCGCCCGGTCCCGGTTCACGGATGCGGCGACGACCCTGGCCCAATTCGTCGCGCCTCAGAATATTCTCCTGTGGACCGGTTCCGACGTCGACGCCGCGCTCAACAGGCGAGGGATCACCTGGGCGTTGGAAGCCAAGTACCGGTACTGCGTCGAAGAGGGACAACCGAACCTCGGCCTTCGCCCGACGGTGCTGTAATGAGCGTCTTCGTGGTAGCTGAAGAGCCCACGGACGTGCAGCTGCTCCAGCGGCTGCTACCCGCAGCGGCAGATCCCGAAGTCCGCGTCGTGGACGGTGGGATCAGCACCTCCGCAACCTCGGTCGCGAGCTCGATCCGGGCGGTTCGCGGAGTGCCGGTGATCCTCGTGCTCAACGCGAGAACCGTGGACGAGGAGAGCATGCTCGAGCGCGGGACGACGGTCCGGAACCTGTTGCGGTACGGTGGTCCTCCCGTGCGTTCGGAGCTCGTCTTCGCCGTGCCGGAGCTCGAGGTCGTGCTCTTCCACGATCCCGAGGTCCTGGAGCGGCTGCTGGGGGTCGAGATCCCGGAGAGCGCGCGGATCGAGGCGCGCTTCATCCCCAAGAAGGTGCTGGCGCGGCTGCTGGAGCAGTCGGGGCGGTTCGCGGGCGAGCTGGAGCTGGTCGAGGCGCTGGACGACGCCGCGGCGAAGCGGCTGGCGCAGCATCCGCTCGTCCAGCAGCTCGAAGCCCTGATCGCCGACGTCCGCGCGCAGCCCGTGCCCGAGCAGTACCGCCTGCGGCCGACGGGGTGAGGCAGACATCGGATGCAGCGCGAAGCGGGCTCCCCGGCCGGGAGCCCGCTTCGTTGTCTTGCACCAAATCCCGGGTGAACTGTGTGTGGTCAGAGAGTCGTCAGGCATTCACCCGATTCGCCACCCACCAGAACCGTTGAGTAGATCCCTCGGGTCGCTACCGCTCCCCTCGGGATGACATCTGTCTGGTCTGCTCTTCAAACGGATCTGGTATTGCGCCGGTCCCCGCTAGCG
The nucleotide sequence above comes from Longimicrobium sp.. Encoded proteins:
- a CDS encoding helix-hairpin-helix domain-containing protein → MSTTPQERLALGVAALLLAAGVGARALRSGPEPAELTGGSTVEADARGLAALRDEVRGEVARAERRARPLEAGERIDPNTASADELDRLPKVGPGAAEKIVAWR
- a CDS encoding M28 family peptidase, which gives rise to MSGGRRALALLCLAALAACGERRAERPDFPPDLAWSFLVQQVAFGPRYAGHRGHEAELAWLAEQMGMRADSVVLQPFTDTVADGGAVKLANVLARWHPDSANRVLLVAHWDTRRRAESSRDSLDRRRPVPGANDGAAPTAVLVALAELFKQQPPPVGVDLLLADGDDFGPGADDLYLGTRRYLASLQGPKPRYAVVLDLVGERNAKFPREGASLRAAPRLVDRVWTIARQLDLDTVFVADSVPPVPDERVRLLGAAGIPAVLVTDPQYGAANRFQHSVDDVVALLDRETLWAVGEVLAEVVYRGMPEERR
- a CDS encoding LptF/LptG family permease, which produces MKILTRYLLRAHVGPFLFAFLALTGVVLINTLARRLADLAGKGLPLRVVLEFFMLALPATVALTFPMAVLVSILYTFSTFTAENEITAMKASGIDLKRLLLPLLAVAGVLTGVMIWFNDRVLPEANHRWSQLFLDIARKTPTLILQAQTINRISPQTNSAQTYYLRAARVDPGTNRLWDVSIYDVSNPGVVRSIYADSGRALFNAARTDLVMRLYSGHMREVNLDDPKTFRRMTFREQVFGIPGVGTTLPTGDRGEGYRGDREMTIGMLEARIDTLKKEREGVYRRIQGLADADLRYALSGGADAPPVGAEERALNPVPIQPGMAPPSEGGVPVRTRRTADELESARMRVAELEQQMREYDVEVHKKYSIAVASLVFVIIGAPLALRFGGGGIGMVIATSMIIFALYYIGLIGGEALAGRGYVTPLVAMWVVNALMTVLGVLGLATMGRETSTARSSMWDTMLQAFRDFFATVFRRRARA
- a CDS encoding LptF/LptG family permease, with the translated sequence MRLLSRYVARQFLTTFFLLVMGLPLLFIIGDVTDNIDTYMERGITGGRLLLGYVYQFPLFMVYAFPIAALVATVFTIGGMTRHQEITAAKAGGVSFYRIFLPVVLLAVLLSGAAFGLGELVPITLMRRARLMGESQMLRQGPRINFVYQTEKEGVLTARRLDPGVNEMSQVVLERNVTARAPGLHRMAERASWTPRGGWLLQSGYVRELHADGREITTRFDSLRVPGLVETPEDLLAEPKDPEAMGYQEMSRFIGAIERSGGDANPLRVERAQKLAIPMAVMVIVLFGAPLATSNQRGGAAFGVGVSLGVTIVYMLLFRVGKAVGSSGAIDPLLAAWFPNALFLVAGLILMSRVRT
- a CDS encoding restriction endonuclease, which produces MPNSSNYTQWIRLLDWNGLSGLWSGIRTGRTPGWEPGKAFEYLILRAFELDGAEVRWPYVVSLAGRVVEQIDGAVYAANLSCLVETKDTAGPVDFEAVAKLRQQLLRRPTGVFGLLFARSRFTDAATTLAQFVAPQNILLWTGSDVDAALNRRGITWALEAKYRYCVEEGQPNLGLRPTVL